Proteins found in one Salvia splendens isolate huo1 chromosome 10, SspV2, whole genome shotgun sequence genomic segment:
- the LOC121752047 gene encoding aminopeptidase M1-like isoform X1: MAEQNQSYSQFRGQPRLPKFAIPKRYDLKLKPDLAACKFAGAVQISVDVVSDTKFLVLNAAELSCFHFCLGIYLSSIEINCIDENDEIDKWVLEPVRVDLFEEDEILVLEFKESLPIGVGVLSLGFEGTLNDRMKGFYRSTYEHNGEKKNMAVTQFEPADARRCFPCWDEPACKATFKITLEVPSDLLALSNMPITEEKQNGNLKTVYYQESPIMSTYLVAVVVGLFDYVEDNTPDGINVKVYCQVGKASQGKFALEVAVKTLGLYKEYFAVPYSLPKLDMIAIPDFAAGAMENYGLVTYRETALLYDEKHSAAANKQRVATVVAHELAHQWFGNLVTMEWWTHLWLNEGFATWVSYLAADSLFPEWKIWTQFLDECTEGLRLDGLAESHPIEVDINHASEIDEIFDAISYRKGASVIRMLQSYLGPGSFQTGLASYVKKYACSNAKTEDLWSALEEESGEPVNKLMNSWTKQVGYPVVSVKLKDQRLEFDQSRFLFTGSHGDGQWVVPITLCCGSYDASKSFLLQNKSETLDVKDLLSASGSSDRPWIKVNVEQTGFYRVKYDEDLSAGLRNAIERKYLSTCDRNGILDDYYSLSMSCEQSMTSLLALMSAYREEPEYIVLSNLISVASKVAKIVADSSPELVGDVKLFFINLFQNSAERLGWDPKPGESHLDSMLRGELLTALASFGHKATLEEANKRFRIFLEDRNSPVLHPDLRRAVYVAVMQGVNKSNRSGYDSLLKIYRETDLSQEKTRILGSLGTCQDPEIIQEFLDFLLSSEVRSQDVVFGLSVSSESREIAWNWLKAKWDHLTKTYGAGFLITRFISAIVSPFSSYEKAAEAEEFFSSRMKPYIARTLKQSIERVHINAAWVKSIRNDKNLPHAVKELAYRKY; this comes from the exons ATGGCGGAGCAGAATCAGAGTTACTCTCAATTCAGAGGGCAGCCGCGTCTCCCTAAATTCGCAATCCCTAAGCGCTACGATCTCAAACTCAAGCCCGATCTCGCCGCCTGCAAATTCGCCGGCGCCGTTCAAATCTCCGTTGACGTTGTTTCAGACACTAAATTCCTCGTGCTTAATGCCGCTGAACTCTCA TGTTTTCATTTCTGTCTGGGAATATATTTATCTTCAATCGAAATCAATTGCATTGACGAAAATGATGAAATTGATAAATGG GTTTTGGAGCCTGTGAGAGTGGACTTATTCGAGGAGGATGAGATTTTGGTTCTGGAGTTCAAGGAGAGTTTGCCGATTGGTGTTGGGGTTCTGAGTTTGGGGTTCGAGGGTACTCTAAACGATAGGATGAAAGGATTTTACAGAAG CACCTATGAGCACAATGGTGAGAAGAAGAACATGGCTGTGACTCAATTCGAGCCTGCTGATGCTAGACGGTGCTTTCCCTGCTGGGATGAGCCTGCTTGCAAG GCTACTTTCAAGATTACATTAGAAGTTCCATCAGACTTGTTAGCTCTTTCCAACATGCCAATCACTGAAGAAAAACAAAATGGGAATCTCAAGACTGTCTACTATCAAGAATCACCAATCATGTCAACTTATTTGGTGGCTGTTGTAGTTGGCCTGTTTGACTATGTTGAAGATAACACACCTGATG GAATCAACGTCAAAGTGTATTGTCAGGTCGGTAAGGCAAGTCAAGGAAAATTCGCTCTCGAAGTTGCTGTCAAAACCCTTGGCCTTTACAAAGA gTACTTTGCCGTGCCATATTCCCTTCCTAAATTGGACATGATTGCAATCCCTGATTTTGCTGCCGGAGCGATGGAGAATTATGGTCTTGTTACATATCGCGAAACAGCTTTGCTTTATGATGAAAAGCACTCTGCAGCTGCAAACAAACAGAGG GTTGCAACTGTTGTAGCTCATGAATTAGCACACCAGTGGTTTGGCAATCTGGTGACTATGGAATGGTGGACTCATTTATGGCTGAATGAGGGATTCGCGACATGG GTAAGCTATCTAGCTGCTGATAGCTTGTTCCCAGAATGGAAAATTTGGACTCAGTTTCTTGATGAATGTACCGAGGGACTTCGGCTGGATGGGCTTGCTGAATCTCACCCTATTGAG GTGGACATCAATCATGCAAGCGAAATAGATGAAATTTTTGATGCAATCAGCTACAGGAAGGGTGCATCTGTCATTCGAATGTTGCAGAGCTATCTTGGTCCCGGAAGTTTTCAG ACGGGACTAGCATCTTACGTTAAAAAATACGCTTGCTCAAATGCAAAgacagaagatctgtggtccgCTCTTGAGGAAGAATCTGGTGAGCCTGTAAACAAGCTGATGAACTCATGGACAAAGCAGGTCGGTTATCCTGTCGTCTCAGTGAAGCTCAAGGACCAGCGCTTGGAGTTCGATCAG TCCCGATTTTTGTTTACTGGTTCTCATGGCGATGGACAATGGGTTGTCCCAATAACTTTGTGCTGTGGCTCTTATGATGCTAGTAAAAGTTTCTTGCTACAAAACAAAAGTGAGACTCTTGATGTCAAGGACTTATTGAGTGCCTCAGGTTCATCGGACCGCCCCTGGATCAAAGTTAATGTCGAGCAGACTGGTTTTTACCGGGTGAAATATGACGAAGACCTATCGGCTGGACTAAGGAATGCAATAGAGAGGAAGTACTTGTCAACATGCGACAGAAATG GAATATTGGATGACTATTATTCGCTGTCCATGTCATGCGAGCAATCAATGACCTCTTTACTTGCTTTGATGAGTGCCTACCGGGAAGAGCCCGAGTATATTGTCCTATCTAACTTGATCAGT GTAGCTTCCAAGGTAGCAAAAATTGTTGCTGATTCCTCGCCCGAATTGGTTGGTGATGTCAAATTGTTCTTCATCAATCTTTTCCAGAACTCTGCAGA GAGACTTGGCTGGGATCCTAAACCAGGGGAGAGCCACCTTGATAGCATGTTGAGAGGGGAGCTTCTCACAGCTTTGGCTTCATTCGGGCACAAGGCAACTTTAGAAGAAGCAAATAAGCGCTTCCGCATATTTTTGGAAGATAGAAATTCACCTGTTCTTCATCCTGATTTGAGAAGG GCAGTATATGTTGCTGTGATGCAAGGCGTGAACAAATCAAACAGATCTGGCTACGACTCTCTTCTCAAGATTTACAGAGAAACCGACCTCAGCCAGGAGAAAACGCGAATTCTAG GCTCGCTAGGTACTTGCCAGGACCCTGAAATCATTCAAGAATTCCTCGACTTCTTGTTATCTTCAGAG GTGAGGAGCCAAGACGTCGTATTTGGGCTGTCTGTCAGCAGCGAATCTCGTGAGATAGCATGGAACTGGTTGAAA GCCAAGTGGGATCATCTCACCAAAACCTATGGCGCCGGATTCCTCATAACTCGCTTCATCAGTGCCATTGTGTCACCG TTCTCATCATATGAGAAGGCTGCCGAAGCGGAGGAGTTCTTCAGCAGCCGGATGAAGCCGTACATCGCGAGGACGTTGAAGCAGAGCATCGAACGCGTCCACATCAACGCAGCCTGGGTTAAAAGCATTCGGAATGACAAGAATCTCCCACACGCTGTCAAGGAGCTTGCATACAGGAAATACTGA
- the LOC121752047 gene encoding aminopeptidase M1-like isoform X2 — MAEQNQSYSQFRGQPRLPKFAIPKRYDLKLKPDLAACKFAGAVQISVDVVSDTKFLVLNAAELSVLEPVRVDLFEEDEILVLEFKESLPIGVGVLSLGFEGTLNDRMKGFYRSTYEHNGEKKNMAVTQFEPADARRCFPCWDEPACKATFKITLEVPSDLLALSNMPITEEKQNGNLKTVYYQESPIMSTYLVAVVVGLFDYVEDNTPDGINVKVYCQVGKASQGKFALEVAVKTLGLYKEYFAVPYSLPKLDMIAIPDFAAGAMENYGLVTYRETALLYDEKHSAAANKQRVATVVAHELAHQWFGNLVTMEWWTHLWLNEGFATWVSYLAADSLFPEWKIWTQFLDECTEGLRLDGLAESHPIEVDINHASEIDEIFDAISYRKGASVIRMLQSYLGPGSFQTGLASYVKKYACSNAKTEDLWSALEEESGEPVNKLMNSWTKQVGYPVVSVKLKDQRLEFDQSRFLFTGSHGDGQWVVPITLCCGSYDASKSFLLQNKSETLDVKDLLSASGSSDRPWIKVNVEQTGFYRVKYDEDLSAGLRNAIERKYLSTCDRNGILDDYYSLSMSCEQSMTSLLALMSAYREEPEYIVLSNLISVASKVAKIVADSSPELVGDVKLFFINLFQNSAERLGWDPKPGESHLDSMLRGELLTALASFGHKATLEEANKRFRIFLEDRNSPVLHPDLRRAVYVAVMQGVNKSNRSGYDSLLKIYRETDLSQEKTRILGSLGTCQDPEIIQEFLDFLLSSEVRSQDVVFGLSVSSESREIAWNWLKAKWDHLTKTYGAGFLITRFISAIVSPFSSYEKAAEAEEFFSSRMKPYIARTLKQSIERVHINAAWVKSIRNDKNLPHAVKELAYRKY; from the exons ATGGCGGAGCAGAATCAGAGTTACTCTCAATTCAGAGGGCAGCCGCGTCTCCCTAAATTCGCAATCCCTAAGCGCTACGATCTCAAACTCAAGCCCGATCTCGCCGCCTGCAAATTCGCCGGCGCCGTTCAAATCTCCGTTGACGTTGTTTCAGACACTAAATTCCTCGTGCTTAATGCCGCTGAACTCTCA GTTTTGGAGCCTGTGAGAGTGGACTTATTCGAGGAGGATGAGATTTTGGTTCTGGAGTTCAAGGAGAGTTTGCCGATTGGTGTTGGGGTTCTGAGTTTGGGGTTCGAGGGTACTCTAAACGATAGGATGAAAGGATTTTACAGAAG CACCTATGAGCACAATGGTGAGAAGAAGAACATGGCTGTGACTCAATTCGAGCCTGCTGATGCTAGACGGTGCTTTCCCTGCTGGGATGAGCCTGCTTGCAAG GCTACTTTCAAGATTACATTAGAAGTTCCATCAGACTTGTTAGCTCTTTCCAACATGCCAATCACTGAAGAAAAACAAAATGGGAATCTCAAGACTGTCTACTATCAAGAATCACCAATCATGTCAACTTATTTGGTGGCTGTTGTAGTTGGCCTGTTTGACTATGTTGAAGATAACACACCTGATG GAATCAACGTCAAAGTGTATTGTCAGGTCGGTAAGGCAAGTCAAGGAAAATTCGCTCTCGAAGTTGCTGTCAAAACCCTTGGCCTTTACAAAGA gTACTTTGCCGTGCCATATTCCCTTCCTAAATTGGACATGATTGCAATCCCTGATTTTGCTGCCGGAGCGATGGAGAATTATGGTCTTGTTACATATCGCGAAACAGCTTTGCTTTATGATGAAAAGCACTCTGCAGCTGCAAACAAACAGAGG GTTGCAACTGTTGTAGCTCATGAATTAGCACACCAGTGGTTTGGCAATCTGGTGACTATGGAATGGTGGACTCATTTATGGCTGAATGAGGGATTCGCGACATGG GTAAGCTATCTAGCTGCTGATAGCTTGTTCCCAGAATGGAAAATTTGGACTCAGTTTCTTGATGAATGTACCGAGGGACTTCGGCTGGATGGGCTTGCTGAATCTCACCCTATTGAG GTGGACATCAATCATGCAAGCGAAATAGATGAAATTTTTGATGCAATCAGCTACAGGAAGGGTGCATCTGTCATTCGAATGTTGCAGAGCTATCTTGGTCCCGGAAGTTTTCAG ACGGGACTAGCATCTTACGTTAAAAAATACGCTTGCTCAAATGCAAAgacagaagatctgtggtccgCTCTTGAGGAAGAATCTGGTGAGCCTGTAAACAAGCTGATGAACTCATGGACAAAGCAGGTCGGTTATCCTGTCGTCTCAGTGAAGCTCAAGGACCAGCGCTTGGAGTTCGATCAG TCCCGATTTTTGTTTACTGGTTCTCATGGCGATGGACAATGGGTTGTCCCAATAACTTTGTGCTGTGGCTCTTATGATGCTAGTAAAAGTTTCTTGCTACAAAACAAAAGTGAGACTCTTGATGTCAAGGACTTATTGAGTGCCTCAGGTTCATCGGACCGCCCCTGGATCAAAGTTAATGTCGAGCAGACTGGTTTTTACCGGGTGAAATATGACGAAGACCTATCGGCTGGACTAAGGAATGCAATAGAGAGGAAGTACTTGTCAACATGCGACAGAAATG GAATATTGGATGACTATTATTCGCTGTCCATGTCATGCGAGCAATCAATGACCTCTTTACTTGCTTTGATGAGTGCCTACCGGGAAGAGCCCGAGTATATTGTCCTATCTAACTTGATCAGT GTAGCTTCCAAGGTAGCAAAAATTGTTGCTGATTCCTCGCCCGAATTGGTTGGTGATGTCAAATTGTTCTTCATCAATCTTTTCCAGAACTCTGCAGA GAGACTTGGCTGGGATCCTAAACCAGGGGAGAGCCACCTTGATAGCATGTTGAGAGGGGAGCTTCTCACAGCTTTGGCTTCATTCGGGCACAAGGCAACTTTAGAAGAAGCAAATAAGCGCTTCCGCATATTTTTGGAAGATAGAAATTCACCTGTTCTTCATCCTGATTTGAGAAGG GCAGTATATGTTGCTGTGATGCAAGGCGTGAACAAATCAAACAGATCTGGCTACGACTCTCTTCTCAAGATTTACAGAGAAACCGACCTCAGCCAGGAGAAAACGCGAATTCTAG GCTCGCTAGGTACTTGCCAGGACCCTGAAATCATTCAAGAATTCCTCGACTTCTTGTTATCTTCAGAG GTGAGGAGCCAAGACGTCGTATTTGGGCTGTCTGTCAGCAGCGAATCTCGTGAGATAGCATGGAACTGGTTGAAA GCCAAGTGGGATCATCTCACCAAAACCTATGGCGCCGGATTCCTCATAACTCGCTTCATCAGTGCCATTGTGTCACCG TTCTCATCATATGAGAAGGCTGCCGAAGCGGAGGAGTTCTTCAGCAGCCGGATGAAGCCGTACATCGCGAGGACGTTGAAGCAGAGCATCGAACGCGTCCACATCAACGCAGCCTGGGTTAAAAGCATTCGGAATGACAAGAATCTCCCACACGCTGTCAAGGAGCTTGCATACAGGAAATACTGA
- the LOC121752048 gene encoding protein phosphatase 2C 50-like: protein MEGRLGAVLVPFSLGNFTLDYPKSMEEEAATDAEMKSLGNSVDGDNDDCSFGDSGSDVSFSVGLGSGEVRSEGSSSLVATTSEDESLWLARDVVVRDSEEDGSSSLEGDAMPDSSCSLSVVSDASSLCGDDFLAFEANFLEVEKELASRILVSRNPSGDDAVLGDSPPVSAEGAADVAISKASKTDARLEKGPSGRGGRSIFEVDCVPLWGLTSVCGRRPEMEDAVAALPRLLRIPIRLLTGDHGVDGGGTTTCLSHLTGHFFGVYDGHGGSQVANYCRDRLHLALNEELDVMINNLDDNASCEEKWRRAFTKCFLKVDDEVGGKASLEPLAPETVGSTAIVALVCSSHIIVANSGDSRAVLYRGREAIALSVDHKPNRKDEYARIEASGGKVIQWNGHRVFGVLAMSRSIGDRYLKPWIIPDPEVMFVPRTKDDDCLVLASDGLWDVMTNDEACDLARKRILLWHKHNGASLPLERGEAIDPAAQAAAEYLSNRAMQKGSKDNISVIVVDLKPQRKIKNKTKS from the exons ATGGAGGGGAGGCTTGGGGCGGTCTTGGTGCCATTTAGTTTAGGTAATTTCACTCTTGACTACCCGAAGAGTATGGAGGAAGAGGCGGCTACGGATGCTGAGATGAAGAGTTTAGGCAACTCTGTGGATGGTGACAATGATGATTGCAGCTTTGGTGACTCGGGGAGTGATGTTAGTTTCTCTGTGGGGTTGGGGTCAGGGGAGGTGCGGAGCGAGGGGTCGTCGTCTCTGGTGGCTACGACGTCTGAGGACGAGAGCCTCTGGCTGGCTCGGGATGTTGTGGTCCGCGACAGTGAGGAGGATGGGTCGTCTTCGTTGGAGGGTGATGCGATGCCTGATAGCTCCTGCTCGTTGTCGGTGGTGAGTGATGCTAGCAGTCTGTGTGGGGATGATTTCTTGGCGTTTGAGGCCAACTTCTTGGAGGTTGAGAAGGAGCTTGCTTCGAGAATACTTGTTTCGAGAAATCCGAGTGGTGATGATGCCGTTTTAGGCGATTCTCCGCCTGTATCTGCGGAAGGGGCTGCTGATGTTGCCATCTCTAAAGCATCGAAGACTGATGCTCGGTTGGAGAAAGGGCCGAGCGGGAGGGGAGGCCGGAGTATCTTTGAAGTGGATTGTGTGCCTCTTTGGGGTCTCACCTCTGTTTGTGGTAGGCGGCCGGAGATGGAAGATGCAGTCGCAGCTCTGCCTCGTTTGCTGAGAATCCCGATCCGGTTGCTGACCGGTGATCACGGAGTTGATGGAGGAGGGACGACGACGTGCTTGAGCCATCTAACGGGCCACTTCTTTGGAGTGTACGACGGTCATGGAGGCTCTCAG GTAGCTAACTACTGCCGTGATCGTCTGCATCTTGCTTTGAATGAAGAGTTGGATGTGATGATAAACAACCTTGATGATAATGCTAGCTGTGAAGAGAAGTGGAGGAGAGCTTTCACTAAATGTTTTCTCAaggtcgacgatgaggtcggAGGGAAGGCCAGCCTCGAGCCACTCGCCCCGGAAACGGTGGGGTCCACGGCCATCGTTGCACTAGTGTGCTCTTCTCATATAATAGTGGCCAACTCTGGCGACTCGAGGGCCGTGCTCTACCGTGGCAGAGAAGCCATTGCCCTTTCCGTTGACCACAAG CCTAATCGGAAAGACGAGTATGCACGCATCGAAGCATCGGGAGGGAAGGTCATACAATGGAATGGTCATCGCGTCTTTGGTGTCCTTGCAATGTCGAGGTCTATTG GAGACCGGTATCTGAAGCCCTGGATCATCCCCGATCCGGAAGTGATGTTCGTTCCACGGACGAAGGACGATGACTGCCTCGTCCTGGCCAGCGACGGCCTTTGGGATGTCATGACAAACGACGAGGCGTGTGATCTAGCGCGTAAAAGGATACTTCTGTGGCACAAGCACAACGGCGCCTCCCTCCCGTTGGAACGGGGCGAGGCGATCGACCCCGCGGCTCAGGCGGCCGCGGAGTACCTCTCGAACCGGGCGATGCAGAAGGGCAGCAAGGACAACATCTCCGTTATTGTAGTAGACTTGAAGCCTCAAAGAAAGATCAAGAACAAGACTAAGTCCTAG
- the LOC121753084 gene encoding ran-binding protein 1 homolog c-like, whose amino-acid sequence MASSTEPTALKREEEEEDDSKPSAEDEDTGAQIAPIVKLQEVAVTTGEENEDVLLDLKAKLYRFDKEANQWKERGVGMVKLLKHKETSKIRLVMRQNKTLKICANHLVQPTMTVQEHQGNDKSCVWHAADFSDGELKQETFCIRFASVENCKSFKDKIEEITESLSKVSVESAEEADAAANLIEKLSVEEKAKEEETETKEEAAPNAEKKDETEKKEEKSGDDK is encoded by the exons ATGGCGAGCTCAACTGAGCCGACAGCTCTGAAaagagaggaagaggaggaggacgaTTCGAAACCGTCGGCGGAGGACGAGGATACCGGAGCTCAGATTGCTCCGATCGTTAAGCTCCAGGAAGTTGCCGTTACGACAGGCGAAGAGAATGAAGACGTTCTCCTCGATTT GAAAGCAAAGTTGTATAGATTCGACAAGGAAGCTAACCAATGGAAAGAGAGGGGAGTAGGGATGGTGAAGCTACTCAAGCATAAGGAGACCAGCAAAATTAGGCTTGTTATGAGGCAGAACAAGACTCTCAAGATCTGTGCAAACCATCTTG TTCAACCCACAATGACCGTACAAGAGCATCAGGGGAACGACAAGTCCTGTGTGTGGCATGCCGCTGATTTTTCAGATGGAGAGCTAAAGCAGGAGACATTCTGTATTCGTTTTGCCTCAGTGGAGA ACTGCAAATCTTTCAAAGACAAGATTGAAGAAATCACAGAGTCTCTGTCAAAGGTCAGTGTAGAAAGTGCAGAAGAAGCTGATGCCGCAGCCAATCTCATTGAAAAGTTGAGCGTTGAAGAAAAAGCCAAAGAAGAGGAAACAGAGACAAAAGAAGAGGCGGCGCCCAATGCAGAGAAGAAGGATGAGACtgagaaaaaagaggaaaaatctGGCGATGACAA